A portion of the Paenibacillus marchantiae genome contains these proteins:
- a CDS encoding cytochrome ubiquinol oxidase subunit I encodes MDPIMLSRIQYALTTIFHFFFVPLSIGLVLLVAIMETLYVVKGKEVYKTMAKFWGKLFLINFAVGVVTGIFQEFQFGMNWSEYSRFVGDVFGAPLAIEALLAFFMESTFIGLWIFGWDRLSKKVHLACIWLVFIGTFLSALWILAANSFMQHPVGFEINNGRAEMNDFFALITNGQLLVEFPHTIFGALMTGAFVVTGISAYKLMKKQDVEIFRKSFNIAIIIGLVSSLGVAFSGHFQAQYLVETQPMKMAASEGTWTTTEDPAPWTVVAFVDPDKQENSGEIKIPGLLSYLSYSKFSGSVKGMKELQAEYEQTYGPGDYIPPVRTTFWSFRIMIAAGGLMILLAIYGTFLAMRRKLEGAGKWFMRLMVFAISLPFIANTSGWIMTEVGRQPWTVFGYMTTEAGVSPYVSAGQILFSTIAFTVTYAILGAVMVYLFVREIKAGPYAVEKPEEHDESADPFGVDGGYSVVTK; translated from the coding sequence ATGGATCCGATCATGTTATCGCGTATCCAATATGCGCTCACAACGATTTTCCATTTCTTTTTTGTACCGCTGTCCATTGGTCTTGTACTGCTGGTAGCGATTATGGAGACGTTGTACGTAGTAAAGGGTAAGGAAGTTTACAAAACGATGGCCAAATTTTGGGGCAAACTGTTCCTGATTAACTTTGCCGTCGGTGTGGTCACAGGTATCTTTCAGGAATTCCAGTTCGGCATGAACTGGTCCGAGTATTCCCGGTTTGTCGGGGATGTGTTCGGTGCGCCACTGGCGATTGAAGCCTTGCTGGCGTTTTTTATGGAGTCTACCTTTATTGGGCTTTGGATTTTCGGATGGGATCGCTTGTCCAAGAAAGTGCATCTGGCCTGCATTTGGCTGGTATTCATCGGTACATTCTTGTCCGCGCTGTGGATTCTGGCAGCCAACTCATTCATGCAGCATCCGGTTGGCTTCGAGATTAACAACGGCCGCGCCGAGATGAATGATTTCTTTGCACTGATTACGAATGGTCAGCTACTAGTGGAGTTCCCACATACGATCTTTGGCGCATTAATGACAGGTGCTTTTGTGGTAACTGGGATTAGTGCTTACAAGTTGATGAAGAAGCAGGATGTGGAGATCTTCCGCAAATCGTTCAACATTGCCATCATAATTGGTCTGGTTTCCTCGCTGGGGGTTGCCTTCTCGGGTCACTTCCAGGCGCAATATCTGGTGGAGACGCAGCCTATGAAAATGGCGGCCAGTGAAGGAACATGGACGACGACGGAAGATCCGGCACCATGGACGGTGGTAGCCTTTGTTGATCCGGACAAACAGGAAAATTCCGGCGAGATCAAAATCCCCGGGTTGCTCAGTTATCTGTCCTATAGCAAGTTCTCCGGCAGTGTCAAAGGCATGAAGGAATTGCAGGCGGAGTATGAGCAGACGTATGGTCCAGGAGACTACATTCCTCCGGTACGGACGACGTTCTGGAGCTTCCGCATCATGATTGCTGCGGGCGGATTGATGATTTTGCTAGCAATCTACGGTACATTCCTGGCGATGCGCCGCAAATTAGAGGGAGCAGGCAAATGGTTTATGCGCTTGATGGTGTTTGCCATCTCTCTGCCGTTTATCGCCAATACATCGGGATGGATTATGACTGAGGTAGGAAGGCAGCCGTGGACGGTATTCGGTTATATGACGACGGAAGCCGGGGTATCCCCTTACGTAAGCGCAGGTCAGATTTTGTTTTCCACCATCGCGTTTACAGTCACTTATGCAATCCTGGGAGCGGTGATGGTCTATCTGTTCGTTCGTGAAATCAAGGCAGGGCCATATGCAGTCGAAAAGCCGGAGGAGCATGATGAATCGGCCGATCCGTTCGGCGTGGATGGGGGTTATTCTGTTGTCACTAAGTGA
- a CDS encoding glycosyltransferase → MMLDPKKRRQHVNGPMVHKDIRSETTHTPTETPQLPPAEPLGTGDNHLENALSPLDIRIETLQGCGKEYPDDQDAVKRQDTGLFREPFSVRRVRKSQGNKLTAMLQVRNERGRYLEEVLDDLSEFVDEIVIVDDASTDGTPDICRAYPKVVRLEVLEKPLFAEEWRLRNALWQAAAGTSPDWLLSVDADELYSTEAKKAIRALINQDHADWIAFRFYDMWGGRTHYREDDLWGLHRRHTASLVRYMPGYPYFYPQQNHHVPRLPLPCTVLPGISTELKVQHLGWAGSLEDRVRKYLRYKRIDPHGEWGSLEHYESILDPEPRLIPWKEEQ, encoded by the coding sequence ATGATGCTGGACCCGAAGAAGCGCAGACAACATGTGAATGGACCGATGGTGCACAAGGATATACGATCCGAAACAACTCATACTCCAACGGAAACGCCGCAATTACCGCCCGCTGAGCCACTGGGAACTGGCGATAACCATCTGGAAAATGCGCTGAGTCCGTTGGATATCCGAATTGAAACCCTTCAAGGATGTGGCAAAGAGTACCCAGATGATCAGGATGCAGTAAAACGCCAGGACACAGGCCTATTCAGAGAGCCGTTTTCCGTTCGTCGGGTTCGTAAAAGTCAGGGCAATAAACTGACCGCCATGCTTCAGGTACGTAACGAGCGTGGGCGATATCTGGAGGAAGTGCTGGACGATCTGAGTGAATTCGTAGATGAGATCGTCATTGTGGACGATGCCAGCACAGATGGAACACCCGATATATGCAGAGCCTATCCCAAGGTCGTTCGTCTGGAAGTGCTGGAAAAGCCATTATTTGCGGAGGAATGGCGATTACGCAACGCTCTATGGCAAGCAGCGGCAGGTACCTCCCCGGATTGGCTGCTCTCGGTTGATGCCGATGAGCTATACAGCACGGAAGCGAAGAAAGCAATACGCGCTCTGATTAACCAGGATCACGCGGACTGGATCGCTTTCCGCTTCTACGATATGTGGGGCGGACGAACCCACTATCGGGAAGATGACCTTTGGGGGCTTCACCGACGTCATACCGCTTCCCTGGTCCGTTATATGCCAGGTTATCCTTACTTTTATCCGCAGCAAAATCATCATGTGCCTCGTCTTCCCTTGCCCTGCACTGTATTGCCTGGAATCAGCACAGAATTGAAAGTCCAGCATCTTGGCTGGGCAGGAAGTCTGGAGGATCGGGTTCGGAAATATTTGCGTTATAAACGAATTGATCCACACGGCGAGTGGGGCAGCCTGGAACACTATGAATCCATTCTTGATCCGGAGCCCCGACTGATTCCGTGGAAGGAGGAGCAGTGA
- a CDS encoding glycosyltransferase family 4 protein, which produces MGVVSILTHSFTDGYNREFSRVFGGGLERYVLDLCSVIRGLGHIPEVHQLSYFEAFQTRTEQIDVYGYAYDMNDVPEAFARMAAAARGPVIYASCLWQPIAYKPGSLGICHGINWDRPALPLETKQQVAEHIQLALDGLVRIVSVDSHFQTFCRAACTFADPGQVVLIPNAVDTSYFTPAPPRRTFEHEQEEEWLAAWKKDLASHEDHSEAAISGLNAPSSVGERNDGNGMVRADRSEVTVIAEELDSPNIRQGMAGHQPNVLTGNHLKEQEDETTTAIHVSPSRPLRILYPRRISMERGIIPMMLAADRLLGAFPDLEVEFAGELVEGSTVGRSFRYWHRTHPHADRIIQRTYDFRDIREAYHQADIAVIPTVFSEGTSYACLEAMSCGLPVVASNVGGLNDLIQDGFNGLLVPPGEEALTAALVRLVQDRAERERLGIYARETALSYDISHWRRRWSTVLESFLAEAGLKEGIRG; this is translated from the coding sequence ATGGGCGTGGTCAGCATATTGACACACAGCTTCACCGATGGATATAACCGGGAATTCAGCCGGGTGTTCGGGGGCGGTCTGGAGCGTTACGTCCTGGATTTATGCAGTGTAATCCGCGGATTGGGACACATCCCCGAGGTTCATCAACTGTCCTATTTTGAAGCTTTTCAGACCCGTACGGAACAGATTGATGTGTACGGATATGCCTACGATATGAATGATGTGCCCGAAGCTTTTGCCCGAATGGCTGCCGCAGCACGAGGACCTGTGATCTATGCAAGCTGCCTGTGGCAGCCCATTGCCTACAAGCCGGGCAGTCTCGGCATCTGCCACGGTATTAACTGGGATCGTCCCGCGCTGCCGCTCGAAACCAAGCAGCAAGTCGCGGAGCATATTCAGCTGGCACTGGATGGACTTGTACGCATCGTGTCGGTCGATTCGCATTTTCAGACCTTTTGCCGTGCTGCTTGTACGTTTGCCGATCCCGGTCAGGTCGTGCTCATTCCCAATGCAGTGGATACCTCCTACTTCACGCCTGCTCCGCCAAGGCGTACATTCGAGCATGAACAGGAAGAAGAATGGTTGGCAGCATGGAAGAAGGATCTTGCAAGTCATGAAGATCATAGTGAAGCTGCCATCTCGGGGTTGAATGCTCCGTCATCCGTGGGGGAAAGAAACGATGGAAACGGCATGGTGCGGGCGGACAGATCCGAGGTGACAGTAATCGCTGAAGAACTGGACTCGCCAAATATCAGACAGGGCATGGCTGGTCACCAGCCAAATGTGCTAACGGGTAATCATTTGAAGGAGCAGGAGGATGAAACAACGACTGCAATCCATGTGAGCCCTTCCCGTCCACTACGCATTTTATATCCACGCCGCATCAGCATGGAACGGGGCATTATTCCGATGATGCTGGCAGCTGACCGACTGCTCGGTGCCTTTCCTGATCTAGAGGTCGAATTTGCCGGAGAGCTGGTTGAAGGCAGCACGGTGGGCCGATCCTTCCGGTATTGGCATCGCACGCACCCTCATGCGGATCGAATTATACAGCGCACGTATGATTTTCGGGATATTCGCGAGGCCTACCATCAGGCAGATATCGCCGTGATTCCGACCGTCTTCTCGGAAGGAACATCCTACGCTTGTCTGGAGGCGATGAGCTGTGGGCTTCCGGTTGTTGCTTCCAATGTTGGCGGTCTGAATGATCTGATTCAGGATGGCTTCAACGGACTGCTGGTACCTCCAGGTGAAGAAGCGCTGACCGCAGCGCTGGTACGCCTCGTTCAGGATCGGGCTGAGCGGGAGCGGCTGGGTATCTATGCCCGAGAGACGGCGCTGTCCTACGACATATCCCACTGGCGGCGCAGGTGGAGTACGGTATTGGAATCTTTTTTGGCAGAAGCAGGATTAAAGGAGGGAATTCGGGGATGA
- a CDS encoding class I SAM-dependent methyltransferase, producing MMDTPNATDFTESRYIREGDPKTDTLVFPLHPAWWSRPYEYEWARLFARQEDVVLDAACGISHPFKFWLAEHCREVHACDWDERILSREAIRLDIASDFGEQAARDLPESSLDRLNLAQANLAQLPYESEMFDSVFCISVLEHLDTGTMLRAFREFARVLKPDGRLIATFDVPEMRPDLLETIMAVTGLTIEGKLSVKEPEDAIWSDMYGPAIRCFRAVIRKE from the coding sequence ATGATGGATACGCCAAATGCAACGGATTTCACGGAATCAAGATACATTCGGGAGGGTGACCCCAAAACGGATACATTGGTTTTTCCACTGCATCCTGCGTGGTGGAGCCGTCCGTACGAGTACGAATGGGCACGCTTGTTTGCGCGGCAGGAAGACGTCGTACTCGACGCTGCCTGTGGTATATCCCATCCGTTCAAATTCTGGCTGGCAGAGCACTGCCGGGAAGTTCATGCCTGTGATTGGGATGAGCGTATTTTGTCCAGAGAAGCGATCCGGCTGGATATCGCTTCTGATTTTGGTGAACAGGCCGCACGTGACCTGCCGGAATCGAGCCTGGACCGACTAAATCTTGCGCAGGCCAATCTGGCTCAGCTTCCGTATGAATCGGAGATGTTTGACAGCGTATTCTGCATCTCTGTGTTGGAGCATCTGGATACAGGCACGATGCTGCGCGCCTTTCGCGAATTCGCCAGGGTGCTGAAGCCGGACGGACGGTTGATAGCCACGTTTGATGTGCCCGAGATGCGTCCGGACCTGCTGGAGACGATTATGGCTGTTACCGGACTGACGATCGAAGGCAAGCTGAGCGTGAAAGAACCAGAGGATGCCATCTGGTCTGACATGTACGGCCCGGCAATCCGTTGTTTTCGTGCTGTTATTCGTAAAGAGTAA
- a CDS encoding glycosyltransferase, with product MNMQTGISLCMIVKDEARSLQRCLDAIQDVVDEIIIVDTGSTDETIDIARRYGAVVIRAAWTGDFSAARNLSLAAATHPWILVLDADEVWMQTEHNLAEMKRLQTSSQDDVWGYWIQVTSLLGMSGEERVTDVVCRLFRNDPRIAFQGMIHEEVASSILSFAPWGVVDSELEIIHYGYLEHVIVGKNKPERNMRLIRSALHKSPDQPELLYAMAAEWFQQARYDEALKLLQPLLAKLTPECGYHSDLVLKTAYAWRERSRPERALAIVEEWRPLYADFPDLLELGAVLELDQGRDAAALDWLKQAKAAASTASRYTSVSGAGTYRSLTLEGMAHERLGCWQEAAKAYTSALAVQPGSLPAWQRLLLLAAASGRPNAIASAAQRISLPPAAWQALIPAALYAHRPEWLLRHAASLSAALRAQPLAAGLVLAQLGEDAAARAALQPWATHAQHGPEAALVLWALGHKQPGEPFASAAAGSARGAAASPPARRKAREQAATPDAARAADALLRGAPASCAAPAPQAVHAAALALARVGAWAAWLRLLQALAPGQAPALLVALPPAARCGLLRAPASVREGLLVLFGTPHGAQQPFTHEVPAMVLAGTLALLAGRQRTARDWAEWAQVTARQPAASGSPAMIPPGLHTLLRLTSPGAASTEAYANQCSMLLVHL from the coding sequence ATGAACATGCAGACAGGAATCAGCCTGTGCATGATCGTGAAGGATGAGGCCAGGTCGCTTCAGCGATGCTTGGATGCTATTCAGGATGTTGTAGATGAGATCATTATTGTGGATACGGGATCAACGGACGAGACGATCGATATTGCTCGTCGTTATGGTGCGGTTGTCATCCGTGCGGCATGGACCGGAGATTTTAGTGCTGCCCGCAACCTGTCTCTTGCTGCTGCCACTCATCCTTGGATTCTGGTACTGGATGCGGATGAAGTCTGGATGCAGACCGAGCACAATCTGGCCGAGATGAAGCGGCTGCAGACCTCAAGTCAGGACGACGTATGGGGATACTGGATACAGGTCACGAGTTTGCTCGGAATGTCTGGAGAAGAGCGTGTGACGGATGTGGTGTGTCGTTTATTTCGGAATGATCCCCGGATTGCTTTTCAAGGCATGATTCATGAAGAGGTGGCATCTTCGATTCTCTCCTTCGCTCCGTGGGGTGTGGTCGATTCCGAGCTTGAGATTATTCATTATGGCTACCTGGAGCACGTTATTGTTGGCAAAAATAAACCCGAGCGCAATATGCGGCTGATTCGCTCCGCTCTCCATAAGTCGCCGGATCAACCGGAACTGTTATATGCCATGGCTGCCGAGTGGTTTCAGCAAGCGAGATACGATGAAGCGCTCAAGTTGTTACAACCTTTGCTGGCAAAGCTTACGCCGGAATGTGGCTATCATTCGGATCTGGTACTCAAAACGGCTTATGCCTGGCGGGAACGTAGCCGCCCAGAGAGAGCACTCGCTATCGTTGAGGAATGGAGGCCGCTATATGCTGACTTCCCTGACTTGCTGGAGCTTGGTGCTGTGTTGGAGCTCGATCAAGGACGGGATGCTGCGGCGCTCGACTGGCTCAAGCAGGCCAAAGCAGCAGCTTCCACAGCCAGTCGATATACGTCCGTTTCCGGTGCCGGAACGTATCGCAGCCTGACTCTGGAAGGCATGGCCCATGAACGGCTGGGCTGCTGGCAGGAGGCAGCTAAGGCTTATACATCTGCGCTCGCCGTACAGCCCGGCAGCTTGCCAGCATGGCAGCGGCTGTTGCTGCTGGCCGCAGCTAGCGGGCGGCCGAACGCCATCGCAAGCGCAGCCCAGCGGATCAGTCTGCCGCCTGCGGCCTGGCAGGCGCTGATCCCGGCCGCGCTGTATGCGCATCGGCCCGAATGGCTGCTGCGCCACGCGGCATCGCTGTCCGCCGCGCTGCGGGCGCAGCCCCTCGCCGCCGGGCTGGTGCTGGCCCAGCTCGGCGAGGACGCCGCTGCCCGTGCGGCTTTGCAGCCCTGGGCGACGCACGCGCAGCACGGGCCGGAGGCGGCGCTGGTGCTGTGGGCGCTCGGCCACAAGCAGCCCGGCGAGCCCTTCGCCAGTGCTGCTGCGGGCTCAGCGCGAGGCGCAGCCGCGTCGCCGCCAGCGCGGCGTAAGGCCCGCGAGCAGGCAGCCACGCCCGATGCAGCCCGCGCAGCCGATGCGCTGCTGCGGGGCGCCCCGGCCAGCTGCGCCGCGCCAGCGCCGCAGGCCGTGCACGCCGCGGCGCTGGCGCTCGCACGCGTAGGCGCCTGGGCCGCATGGCTGCGCCTTCTGCAGGCCCTGGCGCCCGGCCAGGCGCCGGCGCTGCTCGTGGCGCTTCCGCCTGCGGCCCGCTGTGGGCTGTTGCGCGCGCCCGCAAGCGTGCGTGAAGGGCTGCTTGTGCTGTTCGGCACGCCGCATGGCGCGCAGCAGCCCTTCACGCACGAAGTGCCCGCCATGGTACTGGCGGGCACGCTCGCTTTGCTCGCCGGGCGGCAGCGCACTGCGCGTGATTGGGCCGAATGGGCCCAAGTCACTGCACGGCAACCTGCCGCTTCCGGCAGCCCGGCAATGATCCCGCCGGGCCTGCACACCCTGCTGCGCCTGACATCACCCGGCGCAGCATCCACCGAAGCATACGCTAACCAGTGCAGCATGCTGCTGGTTCATCTCTAA
- a CDS encoding tetratricopeptide repeat-containing glycosyltransferase family 2 protein, producing MPTKHISLCMIVKDEEELLPHCLESVRGAVDEIIVVDTGSSDRSAAIAREYGAVVVPFVWSDDFAAARNAGLERASGEWILFLDADEALDENAREQIRSWTAASGCDGLFLNIHNYTGSGQQGVTVNPVLRLFRNEPEHRFEGRIHEQIAVAICRKNPQAAFHVTDMIIHHYGYQTAIVERKDKVNRNLHLLQQAVEEEPEQPFHHYNLGVEYLRMGETEQALKTFGVAKAGIDPTLTSYAHLLFKYEIRCFQHLSRWQEALDHIHDALELFPEYTDLLHHRGVCEEALGETEKAELSLREAVRMGPPPPIFHTEEGIGTYQTWYTLARLLEGRADLEGAVDAYVEAVRAKSSLLPPLYRIFRIMRVSGQEQHLVELIRERFAMTSEEAIQKVLGILEQCRCYDTAVQLLPDISSDLSAEMRGRLSMAEALLQIQQGKWNKARLKLDTVRRKKGELSVSATHWIERLDWIEGRPIEGKDQLTSWLYRHSQPDTESERYQQAERISNSQAVAQNDDSNVAAGTAYNGWQALGLMMEGCVQSGKWDVLHTLVQLGQGQLAEGVYPLVEGARQEAGEPFFGASDSRVGTSWLVKGLVSAADHHLEAYAQGTEGQRDRCWPVVQQIRLDLPGPDGFEF from the coding sequence TTGCCGACCAAGCACATTTCATTATGCATGATCGTGAAGGATGAAGAAGAACTGTTGCCTCATTGTCTTGAAAGTGTTCGTGGGGCGGTGGACGAGATCATTGTTGTGGATACCGGTTCGTCGGACCGAAGTGCTGCCATTGCCAGGGAATATGGGGCAGTGGTTGTGCCGTTTGTGTGGAGCGACGATTTTGCCGCGGCACGAAATGCTGGGCTGGAGCGGGCTTCGGGCGAATGGATTCTTTTTCTCGATGCGGACGAGGCGCTGGATGAGAATGCACGGGAGCAGATCAGAAGCTGGACGGCAGCCAGCGGATGTGACGGATTGTTTTTAAATATCCATAACTATACGGGTTCAGGTCAGCAGGGGGTGACGGTAAATCCGGTATTGCGCCTCTTCAGGAACGAGCCGGAGCATCGGTTCGAGGGTCGGATTCATGAGCAGATTGCGGTGGCAATCTGTCGGAAGAATCCACAGGCTGCTTTTCACGTGACAGACATGATCATTCACCATTACGGGTATCAGACGGCCATTGTGGAGCGCAAGGATAAGGTGAACCGGAATTTGCATTTGCTTCAACAGGCGGTGGAGGAAGAGCCGGAGCAGCCGTTCCATCACTATAACCTGGGTGTCGAGTATCTGCGGATGGGAGAAACGGAACAGGCGCTGAAGACGTTTGGCGTAGCAAAAGCGGGAATTGATCCAACCCTGACAAGTTATGCGCATCTGTTGTTCAAATATGAGATTCGCTGTTTCCAGCATTTGAGTCGCTGGCAGGAAGCATTGGATCATATCCATGATGCTCTTGAACTCTTCCCGGAATACACGGACCTGCTGCATCATCGCGGAGTATGTGAGGAGGCGTTGGGGGAGACCGAAAAGGCAGAACTATCGCTGCGTGAAGCAGTTCGTATGGGGCCGCCGCCACCCATATTTCATACGGAAGAAGGAATTGGAACCTATCAGACCTGGTATACCTTGGCTAGGCTGCTGGAGGGGCGGGCGGACCTTGAAGGCGCAGTGGATGCTTATGTGGAAGCAGTTCGTGCCAAATCGAGCCTGCTGCCGCCGTTGTACCGGATTTTTCGGATCATGCGGGTTTCGGGTCAAGAGCAACACTTGGTGGAGCTGATTAGGGAGCGATTTGCAATGACTTCAGAAGAGGCAATTCAGAAAGTATTGGGCATTCTGGAGCAGTGTCGTTGCTATGATACAGCTGTGCAGTTGTTGCCAGACATATCTTCAGACCTTTCAGCGGAGATGAGGGGGAGGTTATCCATGGCTGAGGCTTTGCTTCAGATTCAACAGGGGAAATGGAACAAGGCACGCCTTAAGCTGGACACGGTACGGCGAAAAAAAGGAGAGCTTTCTGTATCAGCTACCCATTGGATAGAGCGACTAGACTGGATTGAAGGTAGACCGATCGAGGGGAAAGATCAACTGACTTCTTGGCTGTACCGTCATTCGCAACCGGATACGGAGTCGGAGCGATATCAACAGGCAGAACGAATCAGTAATTCACAAGCCGTTGCCCAAAATGACGACTCAAACGTGGCTGCTGGAACAGCATATAATGGCTGGCAGGCACTTGGACTGATGATGGAAGGATGTGTGCAATCCGGGAAATGGGATGTGCTGCATACGCTGGTCCAGCTTGGTCAGGGGCAGTTGGCAGAAGGAGTGTATCCATTGGTGGAAGGAGCCCGGCAGGAAGCGGGAGAACCCTTTTTCGGAGCCTCCGATTCACGTGTCGGAACGAGCTGGCTGGTGAAAGGGCTTGTCAGTGCTGCCGATCATCATTTGGAGGCATATGCTCAAGGGACAGAAGGACAGCGAGATCGCTGTTGGCCTGTGGTTCAACAGATTAGGTTGGATTTACCGGGGCCGGATGGTTTTGAGTTTTGA
- a CDS encoding glycosyltransferase, with protein MQNRLLGIHMIVQNEEHHLARCLDSFKPMGSECFITDTGSTDRTPEIARHYGATVLHARWEDDFAHARNISLPLASTEWILCLDADEYVIQGLEELLDYLPKVHKSVSRLRITIENRIGEGTGESVIFQPVRLFRAHQGYRYAGRIHEQLVRGGAKDDGKHEEGALEINDSFTREEDGIAEYEPLAPLCLVHDGYLPSTIALGHKPLRNLKLLQLELADRPGQPFHLYNVGVTYCQLGNIEQAAEAFTESFLHTPLQAPYRSTLVRDYAKVLLAMGRYDEAHGLLAVERQRYAGYADLHLIYGEILEQQGLEERAYKSYARATDCREGFNGADLKDNNKAEIRGVHQQAIEQTDKRGSDELREGNSSDDVHRESDRLERHYVTDVGCDSYKAYTAMGRLAQKRGFLQESAHLYSLALGSEITYAPAWTGLADVLQQSGETDESITETLLARWKEYSKKERSKEGDSDPSVITYEDDLAHVVYALASSGAYGQALNLLHGDARNTRIKNEEYLYWMLCDNRVSDALRYVQNQWSEELSEARNLHPEQRSDLAVTFWTNELSVPESLVAAAEPQEREGWRLLNDLLDTGKRVHVEDGRDGKTVHQTLQAETELSKNILTRAVQMGQLAFVRKLYEKMAAISPEHDENDVHSQWLAAVLYRQGYTMAAADLLIQCMSQGDLDAESLFYLGEAVYAKGHYDQALILFQQALEKDSEQRQARAGAAVCYMRLALGVIRQERTRSPADKVLMAQQTVLDQQLRTVEGIPWRTVFHAKERRNQFADQAHFIMHDREG; from the coding sequence ATGCAGAACAGGTTACTCGGAATTCATATGATTGTGCAAAATGAAGAACATCATCTGGCCCGCTGTCTCGACAGCTTCAAGCCGATGGGCAGCGAATGCTTCATTACAGATACCGGGTCAACAGATCGTACACCGGAGATCGCCAGACATTATGGAGCAACGGTGCTTCACGCCCGTTGGGAAGATGATTTTGCACATGCCAGAAATATAAGTTTGCCTCTCGCGAGCACGGAATGGATTCTGTGTCTGGACGCGGATGAGTATGTCATACAGGGATTGGAAGAGCTTTTGGATTATCTACCGAAGGTCCATAAGAGCGTTTCGAGACTGCGGATTACGATAGAGAACCGAATTGGCGAGGGAACGGGAGAGAGTGTCATCTTCCAACCTGTGCGTCTTTTTCGCGCTCATCAAGGATATCGGTATGCGGGGCGTATCCATGAGCAATTGGTTCGTGGAGGAGCAAAGGATGATGGAAAACATGAAGAAGGCGCTCTGGAAATAAACGACTCCTTTACCCGTGAGGAAGACGGGATTGCCGAGTATGAACCCTTGGCTCCACTGTGTTTGGTTCATGATGGTTATTTGCCGTCCACGATTGCTCTAGGACATAAACCCTTGCGTAATCTAAAGCTTTTGCAGCTGGAATTAGCTGATCGTCCGGGGCAACCTTTTCACCTCTATAATGTGGGGGTAACATACTGCCAGCTAGGGAATATCGAACAGGCAGCAGAAGCCTTTACTGAATCCTTTCTTCATACACCCCTGCAAGCTCCGTATCGCTCCACCCTGGTTCGGGACTATGCCAAGGTTCTTCTGGCAATGGGGCGTTATGACGAGGCTCATGGGTTATTGGCGGTAGAAAGACAGCGTTATGCAGGGTATGCCGACCTGCATCTGATATATGGAGAGATTTTGGAGCAACAGGGTCTGGAGGAGAGGGCCTACAAGTCTTATGCAAGAGCAACAGATTGCCGGGAGGGCTTCAATGGAGCTGATCTCAAGGACAATAACAAGGCAGAGATTCGAGGCGTACATCAGCAGGCAATCGAGCAAACAGATAAACGGGGAAGCGATGAATTACGTGAGGGCAATTCCTCTGATGATGTTCACAGAGAGTCAGACCGATTGGAAAGACATTACGTAACGGATGTAGGTTGCGATAGCTACAAGGCCTATACAGCCATGGGAAGGCTTGCACAGAAAAGAGGCTTTCTGCAGGAGTCTGCTCATCTGTACAGCCTGGCTCTGGGGAGCGAGATCACGTATGCTCCTGCATGGACAGGGTTAGCCGATGTATTGCAGCAATCCGGAGAGACGGATGAAAGCATAACAGAGACATTACTCGCACGCTGGAAAGAGTATTCAAAGAAAGAGCGCTCAAAGGAAGGGGATTCAGATCCGAGCGTAATAACATACGAGGATGATCTGGCGCATGTGGTTTATGCACTTGCTTCCAGTGGAGCGTATGGGCAGGCATTGAACTTGCTACATGGAGATGCCCGAAATACGCGTATAAAAAATGAAGAGTACCTGTATTGGATGTTATGTGACAACAGGGTATCAGATGCGTTGCGGTACGTGCAGAATCAGTGGAGTGAGGAACTGAGTGAGGCTAGGAACCTCCATCCTGAGCAACGATCGGACTTGGCAGTGACCTTTTGGACAAATGAATTATCTGTACCGGAATCATTGGTGGCAGCAGCAGAACCACAGGAAAGGGAAGGCTGGAGGCTGCTGAATGACCTGCTGGATACGGGAAAACGGGTGCATGTAGAGGATGGCAGAGATGGGAAAACAGTTCATCAGACGCTTCAGGCTGAAACGGAGCTGAGTAAGAACATATTGACTCGGGCAGTGCAGATGGGGCAACTGGCGTTTGTCAGGAAGCTTTACGAGAAGATGGCTGCAATTAGCCCTGAACACGACGAAAATGATGTTCATAGCCAATGGCTGGCCGCTGTTCTTTACCGCCAGGGATACACCATGGCGGCCGCAGATCTGCTCATTCAATGTATGTCACAAGGCGATTTGGATGCGGAAAGCCTCTTTTACCTTGGGGAAGCCGTGTATGCCAAAGGGCATTATGATCAGGCATTGATTCTTTTCCAGCAGGCATTGGAGAAGGACTCAGAACAGCGGCAGGCGAGGGCTGGAGCTGCTGTCTGTTATATGCGGCTGGCGCTGGGGGTTATCAGACAGGAACGAACTCGCTCTCCCGCTGACAAAGTACTTATGGCACAACAGACTGTGCTGGATCAGCAGCTGCGCACCGTCGAAGGCATTCCGTGGCGTACGGTGTTCCATGCGAAGGAGAGGAGGAACCAGTTTGCCGACCAAGCACATTTCATTATGCATGATCGTGAAGGATGA